From one Halothece sp. PCC 7418 genomic stretch:
- a CDS encoding 7-carboxy-7-deazaguanine synthase QueE has product MTAVKTATANLVEVFSAIQGEGLNVGTRQIFVRFGGCDLRCHFCDSEQTWEKISQCRIEKTSGQRDFEVYANPVTQEQLLSWIRQQNQNHLHDSISLTGGEPLLHAKFLQQFLPQLKAEVALPIYLETGGHRPQQVSLLLDYIDCIGMDMKLPSVSGEKHWQAHADFLRVCIPQTNLFVKLIVSDQTSEEDLVQARSIIAKINAEIPVILQPATPISREAIFPPNPEQVLAWQGLLKESLFRVRVIPQTHKMIGQL; this is encoded by the coding sequence ATGACCGCCGTTAAGACAGCTACTGCTAATTTAGTTGAAGTTTTTTCCGCGATTCAAGGAGAAGGGTTAAACGTCGGGACAAGACAAATTTTTGTTCGCTTTGGCGGTTGCGACTTACGATGTCATTTTTGCGATAGTGAGCAAACTTGGGAAAAAATTTCTCAATGTCGGATTGAGAAAACTTCAGGTCAGCGAGATTTTGAAGTCTATGCTAACCCAGTTACCCAAGAGCAACTGTTGAGTTGGATTCGCCAACAGAATCAAAATCATCTTCATGATAGTATTAGCTTAACTGGGGGTGAACCGCTTTTACACGCCAAGTTTTTACAGCAATTTTTACCGCAACTGAAAGCGGAAGTTGCTTTACCCATTTATTTGGAAACGGGAGGACATCGCCCACAACAGGTCTCTCTGCTTCTTGATTATATTGACTGTATTGGCATGGATATGAAATTACCCAGTGTTAGTGGGGAAAAGCATTGGCAAGCTCATGCTGACTTTTTAAGGGTTTGCATACCACAAACAAACCTTTTTGTCAAGTTAATTGTTTCGGATCAAACCAGTGAAGAAGATTTAGTCCAAGCCAGAAGCATTATTGCTAAGATCAATGCAGAGATTCCTGTGATTTTGCAGCCAGCTACCCCGATTTCGCGAGAAGCAATTTTCCCTCCGAATCCAGAACAAGTGCTCGCTTGGCAAGGTTTATTGAAAGAATCTTTATTCAGAGTGCGGGTGATCCCCCAAACCCATAAAATGATCGGTCAACTTTAA
- the rpmB gene encoding 50S ribosomal protein L28 has product MSRRCQLTGKKANNAFAISHSHRRTKKLQNVNLQTKRVWWPEGNRWVKLTLSTKAIKTLQKKGLQKMADEMGINLNQA; this is encoded by the coding sequence ATGAGTCGTCGTTGTCAACTAACTGGAAAGAAAGCAAATAACGCCTTTGCCATTTCCCACTCTCACCGCCGAACAAAAAAGCTACAGAATGTTAACTTACAAACGAAGCGTGTTTGGTGGCCCGAAGGAAATCGTTGGGTCAAACTGACCCTTTCCACCAAAGCCATTAAAACCTTGCAAAAGAAGGGCTTGCAAAAAATGGCAGATGAAATGGGAATCAACCTTAATCAGGCATAA
- a CDS encoding iron uptake porin, whose translation MMSNLKFTHLFKAAPILLGASFIAAQAQPVLAQNAGSSEQELLEQIDNYNNQGNTDSLNQVNSVFQLRDVSPGDWAFEALRNLVERYGCIAGYPDGTYRGNRALTRYEFAAGLNACLQQIERLIAANAGGEVTREDLATLQRLTQEFEAELATLGTRVDNLEGRVGFLEDNQFSTTTKLSGSVVFFGTAAFGDSDHDGNLAGQETDSNPGFVYDAVLDFEASFTGRDELKVSLQSANFGAFEDGGTGVGDAGLDNAEDTGNSFEMEDLIYSFPLGQNIQVEIGALDFDPDSAFDYTYGSGAELSDFTIDGEEAISDGTGAEDDVGISTNIALSDRLSFGVGYTTNDSNATDPSVGLFQDYSAAAGLNYGGDNFDIGLAYNYTETVGDSTILADTLDDVGGAGTAAAFNEVTQHAVGARGALRLGSRTEIGGFVEYIDLAFEDTSTDTELDTDGWSFGANIAFFDLGKEGSKLGLAFASRAQFEDGEISGAPDITLQEDRTYIGEVSYDFPVNDNVSITPGLIAVFNPNRDSDNNEIYIGVIRTSFSF comes from the coding sequence ATGATGTCTAATCTTAAGTTTACTCATTTATTTAAAGCTGCTCCCATCCTCCTCGGTGCATCTTTCATTGCTGCTCAAGCACAACCCGTTTTAGCTCAAAATGCTGGCAGTTCTGAACAAGAACTTTTAGAGCAAATTGACAACTATAACAATCAAGGAAACACTGACTCCTTAAACCAAGTTAATAGTGTTTTCCAACTTCGTGATGTTTCCCCTGGAGACTGGGCATTTGAAGCGCTCCGCAACTTAGTTGAGCGTTACGGCTGTATTGCAGGTTATCCTGATGGCACTTATCGCGGAAACCGTGCTTTAACCCGTTATGAATTTGCTGCTGGGTTAAATGCTTGTTTACAGCAAATTGAACGTCTCATTGCTGCTAACGCGGGCGGTGAAGTCACTCGCGAAGATTTAGCAACTCTGCAACGCTTAACCCAAGAATTTGAAGCTGAACTTGCTACTCTCGGCACTCGGGTTGATAATTTAGAAGGTCGCGTTGGTTTCTTAGAAGATAATCAATTCTCTACCACCACTAAATTAAGCGGTTCGGTTGTCTTCTTCGGGACTGCTGCCTTTGGTGATAGCGATCATGATGGCAATCTTGCTGGACAAGAGACCGACAGTAACCCTGGTTTTGTTTATGATGCCGTTTTAGACTTTGAAGCCAGTTTTACGGGAAGAGATGAATTAAAAGTTAGTCTCCAATCTGCTAACTTTGGTGCTTTTGAAGATGGTGGTACCGGTGTTGGTGATGCAGGTCTTGATAACGCCGAAGATACTGGTAACAGCTTCGAGATGGAAGACTTAATTTATAGCTTCCCACTCGGACAAAACATCCAAGTTGAAATTGGGGCCCTTGACTTTGACCCTGACTCTGCTTTTGACTATACCTACGGTAGTGGCGCTGAACTCAGTGACTTCACCATTGACGGGGAAGAAGCCATTTCTGATGGCACTGGCGCGGAAGATGATGTCGGTATCAGCACGAATATTGCCTTAAGCGACCGTCTCTCCTTTGGGGTTGGCTACACCACAAACGACTCCAATGCCACTGATCCGAGTGTTGGTCTTTTCCAAGATTACAGCGCTGCGGCGGGTCTGAATTATGGCGGTGACAACTTTGATATTGGGCTTGCCTATAACTACACTGAAACCGTCGGTGACAGTACAATCTTAGCGGATACCCTCGATGATGTCGGTGGTGCTGGCACTGCTGCTGCCTTCAATGAAGTCACTCAACATGCGGTTGGTGCTCGCGGTGCACTTCGTCTTGGGTCTCGTACAGAAATCGGTGGCTTCGTTGAATACATCGACTTAGCATTTGAAGATACAAGCACTGATACCGAGCTCGATACTGATGGCTGGTCTTTTGGGGCTAACATTGCCTTCTTCGATCTTGGTAAAGAAGGATCTAAGTTAGGGCTTGCTTTTGCCAGTCGTGCTCAGTTTGAAGATGGTGAAATTTCAGGTGCTCCCGATATCACTTTACAAGAAGATCGGACTTACATTGGTGAAGTTTCCTACGATTTTCCTGTTAACGATAACGTCTCTATCACTCCTGGTTTAATCGCTGTCTTTAATCCCAACCGCGATTCCGATAATAATGAAATCTATATTGGTGTTATCCGCACTAGCTTCTCTTTCTAA
- a CDS encoding diacylglycerol/polyprenol kinase family protein, with protein sequence MSYFLLSVTSGVPIFPLVIVIAFLGGVILLAEVLNRIMTSEVELTRKVVHIGAGNVILIAWWFHIPAWIGMSAAAIAAIIALLSYFVPILPSINSVGRKSLGTFFYAVSMGILIAGFFPQTPEYAAIGILTMAWGDGMAALIGQDLGRHPYKVFGNTKSWEGSLTMAIVSYLICWQILLVTQGNLWQIWLISLMVSAIATSLEAISKLGIDNLTVPLVSGGLSFLFVQALIHS encoded by the coding sequence TTGTCTTATTTCTTATTATCAGTGACCTCGGGAGTTCCGATTTTCCCCTTAGTGATTGTTATTGCTTTTTTAGGCGGTGTGATTCTCCTTGCAGAAGTGTTGAATCGAATCATGACCTCAGAAGTGGAATTAACCCGCAAAGTGGTGCATATTGGTGCAGGGAACGTGATCTTAATTGCTTGGTGGTTTCACATTCCTGCTTGGATCGGGATGAGTGCAGCAGCGATCGCGGCGATTATTGCCTTATTGTCTTATTTTGTCCCCATTTTACCCAGTATCAACAGTGTGGGACGGAAAAGTCTGGGAACGTTTTTTTATGCGGTGAGTATGGGAATTTTAATTGCTGGCTTCTTCCCACAAACACCAGAGTATGCTGCCATTGGAATCTTGACCATGGCCTGGGGAGATGGTATGGCTGCATTGATTGGTCAAGATTTGGGTCGTCATCCCTACAAAGTTTTTGGCAACACTAAAAGTTGGGAAGGGTCGTTAACTATGGCAATCGTCAGCTATCTGATCTGCTGGCAAATTTTACTGGTGACGCAAGGTAATCTTTGGCAAATTTGGCTGATTTCATTGATGGTCAGCGCGATCGCGACCAGTTTGGAGGCAATTTCTAAATTAGGAATTGATAATTTAACGGTTCCCCTGGTTAGTGGTGGCTTATCTTTTCTATTCGTGCAAGCATTAATTCATTCTTAG
- a CDS encoding SLC26A/SulP transporter family protein, translating to MTDQVSSRQQVRFNFLQSWLQSLQPKDLFLSLMAGGITGIIGVIRAISYAALIFSGSLGSELGVGVGLTVFSTGIVSFVAAIFSALPGMIATPLAAPTAITAILASEIVADLKVNLSSSEMLVTVLAAIALSSLATGLFLIILGRLKLGSKIRFIPYPVVGGFMAGTGWLLVSGSIQITTDISLTFTNLSTFLTADPLLHWGAALIIGLILLIVSSRYHHFLVMPGMLFGLMIAFYAVLWGTGTSLTAAREQGWLLETFASGGLWKPLTLSDLGAIQWSAIASHWGLILSLMLVSLLSLVLSNSGIELVVGRDISLNRELESVGIANLASGFGTGMTGNQALPSTLLVNKIGANSRLSGIFSGIFCFFVLVLGSSLISLFPKPILGGLILYLGLALLLEWVYKAWFTLSFSDYLIVIVTLIVINAVGFLEGIAVGFIMSVISFMFNYSQLNVVKHSSSIATTRSNIHRTELERESLSKKGDKVYILELQGYVFFGTADYLLQQVRDRVEKIKEQPLNYIIVDFREVEGLDASGVLTFIKLLKIARQQNLTLVYTNLLPKLETQLRQGGGIDDEEQRCHILPDLDRGLEWCEKQLLQENSPETGQKSSLKEQLTDLFLTPEQAEDFAEYLVPQSVVAGEVIFEAGADQQCLYFIESGQVSVLLDLPNGQTKRLQTHCQGSVLGEMRFYGKPPLSSLVVADHPSQLYRLDRDTFEKMKQAHPDLAYALQEYIVRFLCDSLTRREEQVRIIA from the coding sequence ATGACTGATCAGGTTAGCTCTCGTCAACAAGTTCGTTTCAATTTTTTACAATCTTGGCTGCAAAGTCTGCAACCCAAAGACCTGTTTTTAAGTTTAATGGCGGGTGGCATTACTGGTATTATCGGTGTGATCCGAGCGATTTCTTATGCAGCTTTAATTTTTTCTGGTAGTTTAGGATCAGAATTAGGTGTGGGTGTGGGATTAACGGTTTTTAGCACAGGAATTGTTAGTTTTGTCGCTGCGATTTTTAGTGCGCTTCCCGGAATGATTGCCACCCCTTTAGCTGCACCAACAGCAATTACCGCCATTTTGGCAAGTGAAATTGTTGCTGATTTAAAAGTCAATCTTTCTTCGTCTGAAATGTTAGTGACTGTTTTAGCAGCGATCGCGCTGTCTTCTTTAGCAACTGGCTTATTTCTAATTATCTTAGGACGCTTAAAATTAGGCAGTAAAATTCGCTTTATTCCCTATCCTGTTGTCGGTGGATTTATGGCGGGAACAGGATGGTTATTAGTATCTGGTTCTATTCAAATTACTACTGATATCTCTTTAACTTTTACCAATCTATCTACTTTTTTAACTGCCGATCCGCTTCTCCATTGGGGAGCAGCATTGATCATTGGTTTAATTCTATTAATTGTTTCCAGTCGCTATCATCATTTCTTAGTCATGCCTGGAATGTTGTTTGGGCTCATGATTGCTTTCTATGCTGTTTTGTGGGGAACTGGAACTTCTCTAACCGCAGCGAGAGAACAAGGGTGGTTGTTAGAAACCTTTGCCTCTGGTGGACTTTGGAAACCACTCACCTTATCTGATTTGGGTGCAATTCAATGGTCAGCGATTGCCTCTCATTGGGGATTAATTCTATCATTAATGCTGGTTAGTTTGCTGTCTCTAGTTTTAAGTAATAGTGGCATTGAATTAGTGGTTGGTCGCGATATTAGCTTGAACCGAGAATTAGAGTCCGTTGGTATTGCTAACTTAGCCTCAGGTTTCGGCACTGGGATGACGGGTAATCAAGCATTACCCAGCACACTACTGGTGAATAAAATTGGAGCAAATAGCCGTTTATCTGGTATTTTTTCTGGAATTTTCTGTTTCTTTGTTCTGGTTCTAGGATCATCATTGATTTCCTTATTTCCCAAACCCATTTTAGGGGGATTGATTTTATATCTTGGGCTTGCTCTTCTATTAGAATGGGTTTATAAGGCCTGGTTTACACTTAGCTTCTCCGATTATTTAATTGTTATTGTCACCTTAATTGTTATCAATGCTGTTGGCTTCTTAGAAGGAATTGCAGTTGGTTTTATTATGAGCGTTATTTCCTTCATGTTTAACTATAGCCAATTAAATGTTGTTAAACACAGTTCTTCCATTGCTACCACTAGAAGTAATATTCATCGCACCGAACTAGAACGGGAAAGTTTAAGCAAAAAAGGCGACAAAGTTTATATTTTAGAATTGCAAGGCTATGTCTTTTTCGGGACAGCAGATTATCTCTTACAACAAGTGCGCGATCGCGTGGAAAAAATTAAAGAACAGCCCTTAAATTACATTATCGTTGATTTTCGAGAAGTAGAAGGACTCGATGCATCTGGCGTTCTCACCTTTATTAAACTGTTAAAAATTGCCCGTCAACAAAATTTGACTTTAGTCTATACCAATCTTCTGCCAAAACTAGAAACGCAGCTTCGCCAGGGGGGAGGGATTGATGATGAAGAACAACGATGCCATATCTTACCCGATTTAGATCGCGGTCTAGAGTGGTGTGAAAAGCAACTCTTACAAGAGAATAGTCCAGAAACAGGTCAAAAAAGTTCCTTAAAAGAACAACTAACCGATTTATTTCTCACGCCAGAACAAGCAGAAGATTTTGCGGAATATCTAGTTCCTCAAAGTGTTGTTGCGGGGGAAGTCATTTTTGAAGCAGGAGCGGATCAACAATGTTTATATTTTATTGAGTCGGGACAAGTCAGTGTGCTTTTAGATTTACCCAATGGTCAAACCAAACGCTTGCAAACCCACTGTCAAGGGTCAGTTTTAGGAGAAATGCGATTTTATGGCAAACCGCCCCTTTCTTCCCTTGTGGTTGCGGATCATCCCAGTCAACTCTATCGCCTGGATCGCGATACCTTTGAAAAGATGAAACAAGCGCACCCTGACCTCGCCTATGCCCTCCAAGAATACATTGTGCGCTTCTTGTGTGATAGTTTAACCCGACGAGAAGAGCAAGTTCGCATTATTGCTTAA
- a CDS encoding type II toxin-antitoxin system VapC family toxin has product MILDTSAVIAIALREKGWETIYQQAIQAPKLLISSGTLQELLIVACHKGILAEVRSLLNYLDLDYVAVDHDLALKAVEIYQRYGQAGNHPAQLNYADCFAVALSEVHQIPLLYAKQHFSDVQN; this is encoded by the coding sequence ATGATTCTTGATACATCAGCCGTCATCGCGATCGCGCTGCGAGAAAAAGGCTGGGAAACGATTTACCAACAAGCGATACAAGCCCCAAAACTCCTCATCTCTTCAGGAACGTTACAAGAGTTACTGATTGTTGCTTGTCACAAAGGAATACTAGCGGAGGTAAGAAGTCTTCTCAATTATTTAGATTTAGACTATGTAGCGGTGGATCATGATTTGGCTTTGAAAGCGGTCGAGATTTATCAACGGTATGGTCAGGCTGGAAATCACCCCGCTCAACTCAATTATGCGGATTGTTTTGCGGTTGCTCTCAGTGAGGTTCATCAAATTCCGTTGCTATATGCAAAGCAACACTTCTCAGATGTTCAAAATTGA
- the cysH gene encoding phosphoadenosine phosphosulfate reductase, with amino-acid sequence MTVATLEQPQLNLQELNNQFQNADAKEVIQWSAQTFGDGLVMSTSFGIQSALMLHLVTRIIPDIPIIWVDTGYLHAETYRFADKLTQRLNLNLKVYQSPISPARMEALYGKLWEKKDLESLNLYDQIRKVEPMQRALDELGATAWLAGLRRDQTQHRQQLPRIGEQSGIYKILPILDWHSRDVHRYLTEYDLPYHPLFDQGYMTVGDWHSSRPISLNDEHERDTRFQGVKQECGLHLPKTDGEAQSFDSSSL; translated from the coding sequence ATGACTGTTGCAACTTTAGAGCAACCTCAACTTAATTTACAAGAACTCAACAATCAATTCCAGAATGCGGATGCAAAAGAAGTGATCCAATGGTCAGCGCAAACCTTTGGTGATGGTTTAGTGATGAGTACCAGTTTTGGGATTCAATCCGCTTTGATGTTACACCTTGTCACCCGCATTATTCCTGATATTCCCATCATTTGGGTGGATACAGGCTATCTTCACGCTGAAACCTATCGTTTTGCGGACAAGCTAACCCAAAGACTGAATCTGAACTTAAAAGTTTACCAATCTCCCATCTCCCCTGCTCGGATGGAAGCCCTCTATGGGAAACTGTGGGAAAAGAAAGATCTTGAATCCTTAAATCTTTATGATCAAATTCGTAAAGTTGAACCCATGCAACGGGCGTTAGACGAATTAGGCGCAACCGCCTGGCTGGCTGGATTAAGGCGCGATCAAACCCAACATCGTCAACAACTTCCCCGCATTGGCGAACAATCTGGAATCTATAAGATTTTACCAATTTTAGATTGGCACTCCCGAGACGTGCATCGTTATCTCACAGAATATGATCTCCCCTATCATCCTCTATTTGATCAAGGGTATATGACCGTTGGCGATTGGCATTCGAGTCGCCCGATTTCTCTGAACGATGAACACGAAAGAGACACCAGATTTCAAGGGGTGAAGCAGGAGTGCGGACTACATCTCCCAAAGACAGATGGGGAAGCCCAAAGTTTTGATTCGAGTTCGTTATGA
- a CDS encoding NYN domain-containing protein, whose translation MSIAPPVLLVDGYNIIGAWSELKSLRDRDLEAARDRLVDTLINYTASKGYHTQVVFDAHFQTTPKFRETQTPYLSVYYTAYGETADTYIEKFCATNSRQGKVVQQRLIVATSDRAQQLTVSGYGAEWLSAQQLANDVIGAKRKTKSKQRSRRKSQGRFLMDALDPKAQKQLSKLRQSL comes from the coding sequence ATGTCTATTGCTCCCCCAGTTCTTTTAGTTGATGGCTATAACATCATCGGTGCTTGGTCCGAACTCAAGTCCTTGCGCGATCGCGATTTAGAAGCTGCCCGTGACCGTCTTGTTGATACGCTAATCAATTATACGGCAAGTAAGGGCTATCACACACAAGTTGTATTTGACGCTCACTTCCAGACGACTCCTAAGTTTCGTGAAACGCAAACCCCTTATTTGTCTGTTTACTATACCGCTTATGGCGAAACAGCAGACACTTATATTGAGAAATTTTGTGCAACTAATTCTCGTCAAGGAAAAGTGGTTCAGCAAAGGTTGATTGTTGCCACTTCAGATCGCGCTCAACAGCTAACGGTTTCTGGTTATGGTGCAGAATGGCTTTCTGCCCAACAACTGGCTAATGATGTCATTGGTGCAAAGCGAAAAACTAAAAGCAAGCAGCGATCGCGCCGAAAATCCCAAGGGCGTTTTTTAATGGATGCTCTTGATCCTAAAGCGCAGAAACAACTGTCAAAACTGCGTCAGAGCTTGTAG
- a CDS encoding alpha-amylase family glycosyl hydrolase, translating into MESCRRGVFISILGVSVSLLVLLVVAVIFWLFFLLLPSSALAAEFPSIQEQPAISRENDHNSIGNLENDVLYYIVVDRFLDADARNNIPEYAFEDNTSDPEKRVYNKMNKLLLRHTYDPTHRHMGMYWGGDLEGVIRRLDYLEDLGVTKLVLSPIQDNSNGLFYHPDIHSYLYRDKTETVEDDFYNHVSTPYHGYWTKDWFEIDEHFRSPDDEGENRYEIFRRLLNEAGKRGIGVILDLTMNQTAPGHISTEPPNLGAGGFLFGESWFADNGDVYRHGKRVATHWDPKTGERDPQGWFHEPKIIWDFDTASKELIEEGQISGGMPDLNQDAPQVKQYLLDAAKFWLTFNEDQYPIAGFRLDAVKHINEGFWQDFEDFVLSINPKAVLLGEYFGGGYRAEASIDFLRETDEITQYDFNLSEAARRFFSRDRSWDGRTYILRETTLGRKGKFYNYDALTRFLHWIMNPAQTLEIPTASLDDISDEEAKGWVTFVENHDKPRLKTYYPDVSDEAYKSLLKFQFTARGVPLVMYGTETELAIPYHPDHDGLFGAGGDPFNRPMMIWPGHKGWKADIHDTTKRMAHLRQDYPVLRYGETRYLSPKGANQKEDIFMLREGENNPRILYTYSTGGGEFLVSLADEGITHGRVVETDQELELPDGMLPIQLEPEEAKVFVLE; encoded by the coding sequence ATGGAAAGTTGCCGAAGAGGAGTTTTTATCTCTATTCTCGGAGTTTCAGTCTCGTTACTGGTTTTATTAGTGGTTGCGGTTATATTTTGGCTATTCTTTTTACTGCTTCCCTCAAGTGCGTTAGCAGCGGAGTTCCCTAGTATTCAAGAACAACCCGCCATTAGCCGTGAAAATGATCACAATAGCATCGGCAATCTAGAAAATGATGTTTTGTATTACATTGTGGTTGATCGGTTTTTAGATGCAGATGCCAGAAATAATATTCCTGAGTATGCCTTTGAAGATAATACCTCAGACCCAGAAAAACGAGTTTATAACAAGATGAATAAACTCTTACTTCGGCATACTTATGATCCCACTCATCGTCACATGGGAATGTATTGGGGGGGTGATTTAGAGGGAGTGATTCGCCGATTAGATTATTTAGAAGATTTAGGAGTGACAAAGCTCGTCTTATCTCCGATTCAGGATAATTCTAATGGCTTGTTTTATCATCCTGATATTCATTCTTATTTATATCGCGACAAGACGGAAACGGTTGAGGATGATTTTTATAATCATGTTTCGACTCCTTATCATGGCTATTGGACAAAAGATTGGTTTGAAATTGATGAGCATTTTCGGTCTCCTGATGATGAGGGCGAGAACCGTTATGAAATTTTCCGTAGGTTGTTGAATGAAGCGGGAAAACGGGGGATTGGTGTCATTCTTGATTTGACGATGAACCAAACTGCACCTGGGCATATTTCCACAGAACCCCCCAATTTAGGGGCGGGTGGCTTTCTGTTTGGAGAATCATGGTTTGCCGATAATGGGGATGTTTATCGTCATGGAAAACGAGTGGCGACGCACTGGGATCCAAAAACAGGGGAACGAGATCCACAAGGGTGGTTTCATGAACCGAAGATTATTTGGGATTTTGATACGGCTTCTAAGGAGTTGATTGAAGAAGGGCAAATTAGTGGGGGTATGCCTGATTTAAATCAAGATGCCCCGCAGGTGAAACAATATTTATTAGATGCAGCGAAGTTTTGGTTAACCTTTAATGAAGATCAATATCCGATCGCGGGGTTTCGTTTAGATGCAGTCAAACATATTAATGAAGGATTCTGGCAAGATTTTGAAGATTTTGTCCTCTCGATTAACCCAAAAGCGGTTTTACTCGGAGAATACTTTGGTGGCGGTTATCGCGCCGAAGCCAGTATTGATTTTCTGCGAGAAACCGATGAGATTACCCAATATGATTTTAATTTAAGTGAAGCAGCCAGACGCTTTTTCTCGCGCGATCGCAGCTGGGATGGACGGACTTATATTTTGCGGGAAACCACATTAGGACGCAAAGGTAAATTCTATAATTATGATGCCCTCACCAGATTTCTGCATTGGATCATGAATCCAGCGCAAACCCTAGAAATTCCCACAGCTTCTCTCGATGATATTTCAGATGAGGAGGCGAAAGGCTGGGTGACATTTGTGGAAAACCACGATAAACCCCGCTTAAAAACTTATTATCCTGATGTTTCTGATGAAGCCTATAAAAGTCTGCTTAAGTTTCAGTTCACAGCGCGAGGTGTTCCTTTAGTGATGTATGGAACAGAAACTGAGCTTGCCATTCCCTATCATCCTGATCATGATGGTTTGTTTGGGGCTGGAGGCGATCCCTTTAATCGTCCGATGATGATTTGGCCTGGACATAAAGGATGGAAAGCTGATATCCACGATACGACCAAACGGATGGCGCATTTACGTCAGGATTATCCTGTATTGCGATATGGGGAAACTCGTTATTTGTCTCCAAAAGGAGCAAATCAAAAAGAAGATATTTTTATGTTGCGAGAAGGAGAGAACAATCCTCGCATCCTTTATACTTACTCCACAGGAGGAGGAGAGTTTCTCGTTTCCTTGGCAGACGAAGGAATCACCCATGGTCGAGTTGTGGAGACGGATCAAGAATTAGAACTACCCGATGGGATGCTCCCGATTCAACTTGAACCTGAAGAAGCGAAGGTGTTTGTTTTAGAGTAA
- a CDS encoding type II toxin-antitoxin system VapB family antitoxin, with protein sequence MAINIKNPDVDRLIQELRAMTGEGPTEIVKRALEREYQELRRERRQTQLAENLSKLQEIAQTKVQYFDPNTLYDENGLPL encoded by the coding sequence ATGGCTATCAATATTAAAAACCCAGATGTTGACCGCTTAATCCAAGAATTACGAGCAATGACGGGAGAAGGGCCTACAGAAATTGTTAAGCGAGCGTTAGAGCGAGAATATCAAGAATTACGACGAGAAAGACGACAAACTCAATTAGCGGAAAATTTATCTAAACTGCAAGAAATCGCTCAGACGAAAGTACAATACTTTGATCCCAATACGCTCTATGACGAAAATGGACTTCCTTTATGA